The [Clostridium] celerecrescens 18A genomic sequence AGCGAAAGCACAAGCAGCGAGTCATATTAGTGGAGCTTGTAATTTTGGCGCTGGTACTGTTTGGTGTGTTTTTTTTGTTCAAACAGCGCACCCATCAGAAAGGTTATTGGACCATTGCCGTTTTTGGTGTTGATTCCCGGGATGGAAAGCTCGAAAAGGGAGCTCTGTCCGATGTGGAGATGATCTGCAACATCGATAAGGCTACCGGTGAAATAAAACTGGTATCGGTTTTCAGGGATACATATTTAAAGATTGACAGCAAAGGAACCTATCACAAAATTAATGAGGCCTATTTTAAAGGCGGCCATAAACAGGCAGTGGATGCACTAAATGAGAATCTGGATCTTAACATTGATGATTATGCTACCTTTAACTGGAAAGCTGTTGCTGATGCCATTAACATTCTAGGCGGAATCGATTTGGAAATTACAGATTCAGAATTCGCCTATATCAATGGTTTTATTACGGAAACTGTTAATTCCACAGGAATCGGCTCTTATCAATTGAAGAAAGCAGGGATGAACCATTTAGATGGTGTACAAGCTGTGGCCTATTCCAGATTACGTCTCATGGATACGGATTTTAACCGGACAGAGCGCCAGCGTAAAGTAATAAGCCTTGCAATGGAGAAAGCAAAAAATGCTGATTTTGGTACATTAAGCACTTTGGTTTCTACTGTATTTCCTCAGGTCTCTACCAGCATTGGCATGAATGATGTTCTGTCCTTAGCCAAAGGAATCAGCAAATATCACATAGGTGAAACAAACGGTTTCCCATTTTCACGCACTACCATGAAGATCGGCAGAATGGATTGTGTTATCCCTACCACATTGGAGAGTAACGTCGTCCAGCTCCACCAGTTTCTTTATAATCAGGCTGATTATTCTCCATCATCTGCGGTGAAAAAGATCAGCGATAAGATCGCCCAGGAAAGCGGCATGAAAGATCCTGGTAAGAATGCTCCGACCGGCGGAAGTTCAGGAGGCAAGAAAAAGAATCAATCGTCATCAAAAGATACCGCTCCTGCACAAACGGAAGCTGCCACTGAGGAACGTGTGATAGAGACCACGGCAGAAAGTACGAAAGAAGTGATTCCGGAAACAACCGAGCAGGAGAGGACGGAAGTTCCCACCAACGATGACGGAAGCCTGGTTGGACCTGGAGCAAATATAAAGGAAACAAAGGAAGAGAAGAAACCGGAGAAAGATACGGAAAAGGAAAAGAATCCGGAAAAGGAAACAAAACCGGAAAAAGAAACCGAAGAAAATCCGGGAGTACGGGAAGGTCCGGGATCTGGCGGAGAGATCGGTCCTGGAGTATAAGGAGAAAGGAAATTATTTTATGATTTTATCTGATAAAACAATTCTTCGGATGCTGGAGGATAAAACGCTGACGATATCACCTATGGAAAAGCACCAGATACAGCCTGCAAGCGTAGACATCAGACTTGGGAATACGTTTTGTGTCGTGGAGGATACAAGCAATGGGATTATTTCCTTAAATGATGAGATACGGTATAAGACCATTGAAACGGATCGGTATCTGCTTCTGCCCGGACAGTTTGTACTTGCTACCACCATGGAATATTTCTCTTTGCCAGATGATCTGACGGCCTTTGTGGAGGGCCGCAGTTCCTTGGGAAGACTGGGGCTGTTCATTCAAAATGCAGGCTGGGTGGATCCGGGATTTAAAGGCGAAATCACGTTAGAGCTTTTTAACGCAAACAGATGTGCGATCGAGCTATGTTCAGGCCGACGTGTCGGACAGCTTGTTTTTGCACAATTAGATGATCATGCCTTAAATCCATACAACGGAAAATATCAGGGGCAAAAGGGTGCAACGGCTTCTAAGGTTTTTATGGATATGGATTCGTAACGAAAAAGGAGATCAAGGCCAACCGGACTTATCGGCGGCCTTGATCTCTTATTTTGTTGAATCTCTTATATCGTTCATACTTTCTACCGACTATTTGACCCTACCTTAATATCCAAAATATCCAGGAAAAACATGAACAGCGGAATGCCAAAAAGCAGACCCCAGACTCCAATATAATGTTCGCTCACCATTAGAATAATAAATACTAAAAATACGGGGATCTTTGTTTTTGCAGACATTAATTTTGGGTTCAACACATAGGTTTCCAAAGAATGGAGAATTACAATCATCACAATACCGTTTACCTTTCTAACCTAAAAACGTGTATTTATAAATTATGTATTATTTATGTCCAATTTAGCCTGTATTCCAATTATAGTATAAGAATATAGCTTTGAAAATACCTGGACACAATTTTGCAAAATCTATAATGACTTCTTATAGCATTATGGGGTCAAAAATTTATTTATAGCATATTACCGTTTAATATATTGACATTTATCGATATGAAACTTATAATGTTTTCTTAGCTACTAAATTTGGGGGAATATTATGAACGTATCTATAACAAATTGGAAACGAAACTTTTATACCATATGGGCAGGCCAGGCATTTTCTCAATTTTCAAGTTCTGTCCTACAGTTTGCGATTGTATGGCATTTGACAGATAAAACCGGTTCCGCTTTGGTTTTATCTGCTGCAATGATGATGGGATTTCTGCCGCAAGGAATCTTAGGTCCTTTCATAGGTGTGTTCATTGACCGCTATAACAGAAAGATGATTATGGCAGTTTCAGATTTATTCATTGCTGCGGCCAGCTTTATCATGGTTATTGCTGGACAGATGGGCGTTTTATCCACGGAGCTGATTTTATTGGTTTTGCTGATTCGATCCATAGGATCTGCCTTTCATACACCTTGCCTACAGGCTGTGACGCCTCAGATTGTACCGGAAGATCAACTAACACGATGCTCCGGATATTCACAGGCTCTGGAATCTGTTTCTCAATTATTCAGCCCTGCGTTAGCGGCTGTTCTCTATCAGTCATGGAGCTTAAGCAGCATCATCTTTCTTGATGTCATTGGAGCGTTAATTGCAGTATTCATGCTTGTGATATCAGTAATCCCGGAATTAAATCATAATGAAAAAATAGGAAAGATACATATTTTAAAAGAGGCAAAAGAAGGATTTAAAATACTTCGTACCAAAAAAGGAATGCTGGGCCTGGTTTTAATAGGTACTCTTTATACCCTGGCAATGATGCCGACCAGTGCACTGTTTCCTCTGATGAGTATGTCATATTTTCATGGTACCAGCACAAATGCAAGTGTTGTTGAAATTGTATTTTCCATTGGCCTGCTGATTGGATCTTTGATATTGGGCCGATGGGGAGGAACTAAAAATAGAATTTATACCATAATCGGTTCTTTTCTGTTAATGAGTTTTAGTTTGTTTGTATCTGGATTCTTGCCGCGTGACAGTTTTATATTATTTGCTGTATGCTCCTGGTTAATGGGAATATCCGGCCCATTTTATTGGGGAATGTATACACCATTGCTGCAAAGTAACTTTGAAGCGAAATATTTAGGGCGGGTAATATCATTATCAAGCAGTATCCGGTTAATAAGCGGCCCAATAGGGCTTTCTGCTTCCGGAGTTTTTGCAGAAAGATATGGGGTGGAGAAGTGGTTCCTAATTGCAGGAGCACTTGTCTTATTTGCCTCATTTTTATGTCTTGCCATACCTTCCATAAGAAATTGTGATGCTAAACAAAATGATAATAAATAGAAGATTAAATACAACTGTTTGATAATAACCAAATAAAAAATATTGACAAATTTAAGCAGGAGTATATAATGGCATCATATTGATATATATGAATGTGTGGAGTGATTATGGATAAACACGAGAAAACTGCTAAAATATTCAAAGCGTTCTGTGATGAACAAAGACTTGCAATATTAGAGTTACTACAGGACGGAGAAAAGTGCGCCTGCGAATTGCTGGAAAAGCTGGATATTACCCAGTCAACCTTGTCCCACCATATGAAAATTCTTTGTGATTCCGGGATAGTGGCAGGGCGTAAGGATGGGAAATGGATGCATTATTCAATCAGTGAGTCCGGGACAGAACATGTGAAAAAGCTTATAAAAGAAATTACAATGGTGAGCCCCAATAAGACAAATAGTTGTTGTTAAGTATACCTCTTCATATTAAAATTATAAAAAGCATAGATTGAAATGCCAAACAAGAAACTAACAAAGTCATCATCTTGTCTGGTATTCAATCTATGCTTTTCTTTATTATTCCGGTTCCGACATATGATATCAGCTCACTCAGGATTCAATATAATCCCGGATATCCTTTGTTTCATGGTCTTCGTATTTAACGATACTTCCTTCCCAGGTTCTCAATTGAACATAGCCTGGTCCCCGGGATACAATGTAATTAGGAAAGATAGGAGTCTTTCCCAATCCCTTGGGTGCGTTAACTATAAATGTAGGAATTGCCATACCAGAAGTGTAGCCTCGTAAATATTCCATGATCTCTATGCCGTCTTCAATGGATGTATTAAAATGAGCGGTTCCCCGGACATGCTTTGCATGAAAGATGTAATATGGTCTTACCCTGCATTTGAGCAGCTCATGGTTGAGCACCCTCATGATGTACTTATCATTGTTAATTCCATTTAACAGTACGGCCTGATTTCCCAGAACGATCCCGGAATCTGCCAGTTTTTCACATGCCGCTTTTGACTCTTTTGTAACTTCTATGGGATGATTAAAATGAGTGTTTATGTAGATCGGATGATATTTTTTCAGCATGGAGCATAATTGATCTGTAATCCTTTGAGGCATGGTTACCAGGCATCTGGTTCCCAGGCGGATATAATCAACATGAGGGATCTCTTTCAACTGCTTTATTATCCACTCAAGGTACTCATCAGAAAGGCACAGGGCATCCCCGCCGGTGATCAGCACATCCCTGATTTCTTCATTTTCTCTTATATAATCAATGGACTCCAGGATCATGCTGCGGGACCGGTGAACGTCTTCCTCCCCAATATTTCTTCTTCTCTGACAGTGCCTGCAGTACATGGCGCATTCATTGGTCACATTCATAATTAACCGGTCTGGATATCGTCTTGTAATGCAGCCTGCCGGATTTGTAAATTCTTCTCCCATAGGATCAAGATCCATGCAGGAGTCATCCAATTCTTTATAGGTTGGAATCGATAATAACCGAATAGGATCATATCTGTCATCTGGATCTGCCAGACTTAAATAATAGGGAGAAACCGCCCATCTGAATTTTTTCTCGACTTTTTTAATGCGCATTTTTTCTGTTTCACTTAAGGAAATGATTTTACTTAAAGTTTCAACATCCGTTACCCTATGAGTTAACTGCCATTGATAATCATTCCAATTTTCTTCTGTAGCATCCAGTACCTCTAATATTCTGGTTTTCCTTTTCATGAATTCTTCCTCTAAATCCATTCCTTTTGGAATTCTCTTGCGTGCCTCTAAAAAATCTTCGATTCGCCCCTTTAATTCTTCTGCTCTTTCAATTGATACCTGTTGTTTTTTGCTTTTTCCCATATAATTTCTCCTTATATATTATTTTCTCCGTAAAAAACAAACTTCCTATGGAGATTTTGGCAACGAAAAACCGGGAATGGTGTTTGCTTGTTGGAAAATGAAACGTTACTAGTTAAGATATGATGAAGGAATATAATGTCAGATTAAATTGGTTAAATCAATTTCATGTTATAGTAACAACTTAATTATATCAGTAAAGTTGTTACTTAGTCAACAGTATAGAAAAAAACTGCTTTAGTGAATATTCACAAATAAAAAATGTAAAGACCAAGACATGTAGGCTGAAGCCAGATGAATAAAAATTGAGAAGAATAAAAAAGTATTGGGATTAATACAACTCATATGTAACATATTTTCATGAATAGATGGAGCTGATTATGATTCATTAAAATAGCTTTTATCTTCAGTACACTTCAACATTAGATTAAGCTTTTACATTTTCTACAAATAATACATCTTTTACAAAAATATTATAAAATTAAATTTATAATTATTAAAAACATGAAAATATTACAATTATTTTTAAAATAGTTCATTTATTATAGCAAAAAAATTCCATATAATTAAATAAATTTTTATATTATATCTCTGACTGTTTTTATGGGATAGGCAGGATCACTTATTAACAGGTTCAAGATCACTAATATAATTATTTTAATAAAAAAGGAGGAATTTTGTGTGAAGCAAAAGATTAGGAACAAGTGGAAGCGGGTGACAAGCATGTGTCTGGCAATACAGATGATCATGACAGTTCCATCTGCCGGACAGACGTTACCGGTAATAACCGGATCAGAATTATTAAACACACGGCATTATGCAGCGTCCATTAATCCTACAGTGGGAGGGGGAAGTCTGTCACTATCAAAAAGCAATGATACGACTTTGGCATGGAACACCATGAATGAAGAATTAATACCTGGAACAACCATGTTCTGGGAAGGGGGGAACCAATTTCGAGGGGCTGAAATCACAACAGAGCTGTCAATGAAGTCACTCTCGGAAACTTACGGTGTACAAGGAGTAAAGCTGGGGAATGAGGTTCATGGCGTTAAATCATGGTTTTTATTCGGCGGCGAAATCCTTTGTGCCGGAGCAGGCCTTATGGCGCAAACAGGAAGCAGCGGGCAGCTCATAACCGTTGTAGATAATATTCCGGTTACAAAAGATACAAAGCTGGCATTAACAAATCCCAACAACGGATACCGAAATGTACTGGCAGCAAGCACAAACCAGTGGAGTTCCCTCGTTAATACACCAACGAAAGGGGTCCATACCCAGAGAAACTGGCTCAGCGCATCTGACTTGAACAATAATGAACTGCAATGGTCCTATGTGTTTGGAGACGGGGAGACCGGATCGTTCCTGTCTACTTCAAACGTATACTATCGGCTGAACACGAAAGAGTCTGATACGGCTCAGTTAGCCGAGTTTTTTATAGCTCCCGGAGAAACCTACCAGTATACCATGGTCTCAGGGAAAACAACCGCTGATTATTCAAATTCAAGCCTCTACAAAACCGATGCAAGGCTTCTGATAAATACTCCGCAGATACAGGCTGCTTCCAGCAACGCAGAAGGGATTGTATCTGTAAACAAGTGGTCTTCCGACAGCATCAGACTGGATAATCAGATAGTGCCATTGACAATGAATGAGAGCATGTCACTTACCATAAAAAAAGATCCTTCTAATGGTAATATAACGCTGAATATAGCAAAGCCCGAGAATCAAACCGTTGGTTATCTGGAGGTAACACTGGAAACCAGGGGAAAAGGCATACTAACAAATTCGAACCAAAAGGCATTGGCAGATTCCTCTTTTGGATCTAACATTTTTCTTAAATTCGATGCTTCCGAAATGGGTCCTGAGCCAGTGGTTCTGAAGATTGAAGGAAAGGCAGCTGAAGCAATAACAGGAGATGAGATTGTTTTGGTAAGAGGAGAAGACGGACGGATTGAAAAACCGGCTGAATTATCCGGCAGCATTCGTTGGGAAGTTAAAATACCAAAGCCCGACGGGAGTTATGTGCGCAATGCGGGAAGTAGTAAGATTAAGAGAGAATTGCTGGAAGGAGAAACAGATGGAACCAGAAAAGCCGGAGATGCTGATGGAAGCCACATCGCTTCTGTTAAAAAGCTTTCCGGTGAAGACGCACTGCTGATGGCAAATGAAAAAGGAATTGCCACAGTACTGGCCACTGATGAAAACGGAAAACAAAAAAAGTGGAACGTAACAGTCCTATATGAAGATCCTGCAAATCTACCACAGACAGAACCGGAAGATTACGAGACAATCCGTAAACGGTGGAAAGATTCTCTCATCGGTAATGATCTGACTGAACTTGATGGAGGCAGAGTGATCCTTGACGACATTCAGGCGCAGGCAAAATCTGCATGGGAAGCGTATGCCTATAAAGGACAGGATTCCTGTGCCGGAATCCCCTGGCTAAAGGATGAAGGAGCTGAGGGTAACCCGGAGATTCTCTATGAGAATGATGCGGTAGAGTTTCGTCCGGCTTTTAAAAAGGTGCTGGCAATGGCAAAGGCATATGCAGCAAAGGGAAACCCCTATTACCAAAATGATGAGCTGATAAAGGACATAAAACAGATCATGAACTATCTGTGTTCCCAGTGTTACTCACCAAAGACCCAGACAGATAACTGGTGGACGTGGGAAATCGGCGTTCCCAAAGATCTTATTCCTATACTGGTCCTTATATATGACCAGCTGACGGAGGAAGAAATCAACCTTTATACCGAGGGGCTATATTTCTTTCAGCCGGATCCTTATCATGAAGGCATCATTGGAACCGGAAGCACCCATGCTCAGGGATACCGGACGGCCCAGGGAGCCAATATCATTGACTGTTCCAGGACCGCCTTAGGACTGGGAATTATCAGAGAAGATAATGAGCTTGTTTATATGGCTCAAAAAGCTTCTTCAGAGACTTTTATAATCCAGAGCTTAAAAGACAGCACCAAAATTGCGGATCAGGGTTATACCAGCGGTTTCTATGCAGATGGTTCTTATCTTGACCATTCCCATGTGCCATATTTAGGGTCCTACGGAATAGAGTTTCTGAAAGGCGGGGCAGGAATGCCGCCTCTATTTGCCGGAACACCTTGGGAATATCCAAGAGAAGTGCAGGAAAACCTGGAATTCTATTTGAAAGAAGGTTTTTTGAATGGGATGTACGATGGTATGATGCTGGATTCTCTGAAAGGACGTTCTGTATCAAGACCTGCTGGCAGTAACCGTGGTGCAGGAAGAGAAGCTATGGTTCTAATGATCCAGCTAATGGATTCCGTATCCCCTGAAGTACAGGAAGAATTAAAAAGTTCATTAAAAGCCTGGATGGAGATTGATCCCGGATTTATTAAAACCTTAAGCGGAGCAGAGTATATATCGATAAAGGAAAAAGCCCTGGAAATTCAGGGAGATGATTCTATCACCACCTCCATTGCTCCGATACATAAAAATCTGCCTCTCATGGACCGGGCGATTCACCGTACAGATAAGTTCCTGATGGCTCTGTCCATGTATTCAGAACGTATTCAGAATACGGAAATCATGAATCATGAAAACCGTTTTGGCTGGCATCAGGGAAGCGGCATGACCTACTTATACAATCAGGATACGATGCAGTATACGGAAAATTTCTGGAACACTGTTAATCCCCTCCGGTTGGCGGGAACTACCCTGGTTTCCAAGAATATCGGCAACGGTCAGCCGGACAGCTCAGGCTTTGCCCAAGGCGGTGATTTCCGCTCAAGGGAATCCTGGGTCGGAGGCAGCAGCATAGAGAATGACGGAATAAACGGAATGTCGTTAACCGGAGAAGTCCGTGTCAAAGAGGGAGAAGGTTCTCCTTCCGTGACATATTCCCCTAATCTGTCCGCTAAGAAATCCTGGTTTATGCTCGGGGAACAGATCGTATGTCTTGGAGCCGGCATATCTAATTCCGGAGAAGAATATCCGGTGGAAAGCATTATTGAAAACAGGCGTCTGAGACAGGATGGTGACAATCCTCTGATCATCAACGGAGAGCCAAAAGATCTTATGACAGAGTCCGCATCTTTAAAAGATATTGTAGAAGGAAAAGTGGATGTGTCAGGAACAACGCTTTCTGATGTTTCATGGGCCCATTTAAAAGGTAATACAGCCGGAAGCGATATCGGTTACTATTTCCCTGTCGGTTCTCAAACAATATCGGTAAGGAAAGCAAGGAATGCCGGAGACTGGTCAATGGTCGGAACATCAAATGGAAAAGCGGAAGAGAACTATCTGGAAATGTGGTTTGACCATGGGAAAAATCCTGAAAATGCCACATATGAGTATGTTCTTCTGCCAGGAAAGACTGCTGAAGAAACAGAACAGTATTCCAGGGAACCACAAATAACGGTCCTGTCAAACACTTCACAGATACAAGCTGTTTACGACAGATCCGAAAATATACTTGGAGCCAATATATGGACAGATACTGCTGCAAAAATTGGAGACTTCTCCGTTAAAGGTGCTGCTTCTTTCATGGCAAAAGAAGACGACAATGGAAATCTGACTGTCTCTGCCTCTGATCCAACGATGAAAAATACAGGTACTATTGTAATCGAAATAAATAAACCTGTGACAGATATTCTTTCATCAGACGAGAATGTTAAGGCAGAACTGACAGAATACGGTGCAAAACTTACCATTCAGGCAAAAGGAACCAACGGTTCCAATTCTTATGCAACAATGCAGCTGGCGGCTTCCCTTTCTCCGCAAGCCGTTACCCTTTCTCCTGGGCAGAGTATATCCTTTGCAGTCAATGATTACACCAATGATGCAGGGAATGTTACCTGGAAAGTCACAGGAGATAAGCCTCTGGAATCAGGTACCGGAATCGATGAAGAAGGCGGTCTTGATATTGATGATTTTGAAGAGAGCAGCCGGTTAAACGTGACTGCTGAACTTGAAAATGGGATAAAGCTTCAGGCCTTTGTATCCTTAGGCGGAAAAGTTGGACCAGAATTACCGAAAAACATTCAAAAAGTCCAGTCTCTTATTGAAGATGCGGTAAAAGAGGCCATAAGCAACGATGATTACAGCGATTACAAGGTACAAAAATCTATCAGGTCAGCAGTCAATGCCTTAACTGCCGTTTCAAATGAAGAATTGGCAACGTATTTAATGGATCAATTGATCACATTAGAAGAACTGTATAAGGCTGCCATGGCTGCAAAAGACTGTATGATAGACAGCAGAGTGGATTCCACTGAAACAGAAATGACTGGTATACAAATTGCAGGGGCTGCGTTAAGCATACCCATTAAAATTACAGGAAGCAGTGCAACTCCCTCCAGTGCGGTAAGAGCGACTGCCTCCAATGCAAGCAAGGCATCTCCCTCATCCGCTTTCCGGATCTTTGAAGATGAGGAAGATGATCAGGAAATCCGTACTGCAGTTCTGTCGGTCACAGACGGCAATGTATCCGAAACAGAAGAAGAATTCCGAAAATCCTTTGGGCTTCAGCTTCAGTTGGAGGATAAGTATGGAAATAGAAAGCCCATATCATTAAATGCTCCGGTGAAAGTATGGATGGACATTCCTGAACAGGAAAAGAGCAATCGTTCCATTGCTGCGACATTTAAGGGGTCAGGTGGAGAAACCAGACAATTGCCCGTATATTGGGATCACAAAACAGATAAAATTTCATTTGTGATAACGGATAACGGAACAGTGACCTTAATAATTGACAGTACCACAGGAGGAGAAGAACACTTTCAGGTGTCCATTGATGACAATCTGGAAGGCGGCAGCATCACTGCCAATCTCACCGAAGGAAAAAAAGGAACAAAGGTAATTGTTAAGACAGTTCCTGATATTGGATATCGTTTAAAACGTCTGTCTGTTAACGGAAAGACAGTGTCGCTGGACAAAAACGGAAAATATGAGTTCCTGCTCTTGCAGAATACCTATATTACAGGTGAATTCCGGAAAACCAATCTGGACGGAGAGGGAAGCCAGGACAAAGATAGAAACTATGAATCAAGACCAGCTAGCTCTGTCTGGAAGATGGTGAACGGAAAGTGGTACTATTTCAATGATAAGGGCAATATGGCGACAGGCTGGCTTTTAGCCGATGGAAAATGGTATTGGCTGAGCTCAGATGGAGCTATGCATACCGGCTGGGTCTTTGATCAGATGGACGGCTCCTGGTATTATCTGGATTCATCCGGAACCATGGCAGAAGGCTGGAATTGCATAGATGGGAAATGGTATTATTTGACCACACAAGCAGAGGGTTCATCCGGCTGGGCACTGAATCAGGAGAAATGGGAATATAAAAAGCCAGAAGGGTACTCACGCCCGCGTGGATCGTTATACATGAATGGTGTGACTCCAGATGGCTGGATGGTTGACAGCAATGGAGTATGGAATCAATAAGTGTCAGGCTGTTAATCTTTTGTAAAAGATAATAAAGTTGATGGATGCTGCTTTGCTAACTGATGTTTGTTTTGCAGCATCCATTATTTTTTTGAAATTCCTCCGAATATAGATTGTCCTTCAATCCAAAATTTGTAATATAAACAACCTTATGTTATGATAATATTTATAAAAAATGAAGTAGGAAGGTAAGTAACATGATTCAGTGCAATTATGAAAGAATGGAAGATAAGATTAAAACTTTCAGCAGGTTTGGAGATACTGGAAAGGGTGGAATTACCAGATTTTCCTTATCAGATGAAGCCTTAGCCGCAAGAAAAGAATTCGTAAAGCGCATGGAGGCAATCGGTGCTTCCATGGCAACAGATGATATGGCAAATATATATGCAACCATTGCCGGTACAGAAGATTTACCTGCCATTGTCTCAGGTTCCCATATGGATTCTGTACGCCAGGGCGGGAATTATGATGGAATTCTGGGTGTCTTAACCGCAATGGAAGTGGCAGAAACCATAGTTAATGATAAAATACATCACAGACATCCGATTACGGTTATAGTATGGACAAACGAAGAAGGCGCCAGATTTGAACCGGCAATGATGTCTTCCGGTGTTGTTTGTGGAAAGTTTAACAAGGAAATTATGCTTGCTTCACAGGCAAAAGACATTCCTGGATATACCTTCAGAGAAGCTTTGGAGAAAAGTGGATTTAAAGGAAAGGAAGAGAACCGGCTGGATCCATCTAAAACAAAGGCTTTGGTGGAACTTCACATTGAACAGGGCCCGGTGCTCGAAGCAGAAGGAATAGATATTGGAGTAGTAGAAGGCGTCTGCGGAATGATCAATTACGAATTTACATTTACCGGACAGGCAGGTCACGCAGGAACAACACCTATGAAATACCGTAAGGATGCACTTTATGCGGCGGTTAAAACCATTCAATATCTCCATGATGAACTGGACCAGTTAGATAGCAAATTGGTTTATACCACGGGAAAGATTTCTGCCCATCCGAACATTCACACCATAATACCGGATGAAGTAAAATTTACCCTGGATGCGAGACATCAGGATCCGGAAGTGATCAAACAGGTACTTGCAGTCATTAATAAGATCCCAAGCATTGTGGAGCAATGCGATGTGAGTTATGAGGAAGCATGGTCACGTGAGACCGTGAGCTTTACTGCTGAACTGGTTGATTATGTGGAAAAAAGTGCAGAGGAATGGGGCTATTCCCATCGTAGAATATACAGCGGCCCAGGTCATGATGCACAGTTTGCTATAGATCTGGTTCCTACTACCATGATATTCGTGCCAAGTGCAGGAGGGCATAGCCATTGTGAGATCGAATATACTCCGGTAGAAAACTGTTTAAAAGGTGCGAATGTACTTTTAAATACAATTCTGCATATCGATAAAGAGCATTAAACAATAAGAATGCTCAATAAAATGAAGCTGAATAATCTATGATAAATCATGTAACAAATCATTACTCCTTTATAAACGAAACGGCTCCGTCAGTATAAAAACATAATACAGCTTGCCGTGAAAGAGCAGGAGAGCAGGGATAAATATTTAAATTGCAAAGGCAAAATAATTATGGTAAAATATAGAAAAATCCCAGAAGAAAGAAGGAATATCAA encodes the following:
- a CDS encoding polysaccharide lyase family 8 super-sandwich domain-containing protein; translation: MKQKIRNKWKRVTSMCLAIQMIMTVPSAGQTLPVITGSELLNTRHYAASINPTVGGGSLSLSKSNDTTLAWNTMNEELIPGTTMFWEGGNQFRGAEITTELSMKSLSETYGVQGVKLGNEVHGVKSWFLFGGEILCAGAGLMAQTGSSGQLITVVDNIPVTKDTKLALTNPNNGYRNVLAASTNQWSSLVNTPTKGVHTQRNWLSASDLNNNELQWSYVFGDGETGSFLSTSNVYYRLNTKESDTAQLAEFFIAPGETYQYTMVSGKTTADYSNSSLYKTDARLLINTPQIQAASSNAEGIVSVNKWSSDSIRLDNQIVPLTMNESMSLTIKKDPSNGNITLNIAKPENQTVGYLEVTLETRGKGILTNSNQKALADSSFGSNIFLKFDASEMGPEPVVLKIEGKAAEAITGDEIVLVRGEDGRIEKPAELSGSIRWEVKIPKPDGSYVRNAGSSKIKRELLEGETDGTRKAGDADGSHIASVKKLSGEDALLMANEKGIATVLATDENGKQKKWNVTVLYEDPANLPQTEPEDYETIRKRWKDSLIGNDLTELDGGRVILDDIQAQAKSAWEAYAYKGQDSCAGIPWLKDEGAEGNPEILYENDAVEFRPAFKKVLAMAKAYAAKGNPYYQNDELIKDIKQIMNYLCSQCYSPKTQTDNWWTWEIGVPKDLIPILVLIYDQLTEEEINLYTEGLYFFQPDPYHEGIIGTGSTHAQGYRTAQGANIIDCSRTALGLGIIREDNELVYMAQKASSETFIIQSLKDSTKIADQGYTSGFYADGSYLDHSHVPYLGSYGIEFLKGGAGMPPLFAGTPWEYPREVQENLEFYLKEGFLNGMYDGMMLDSLKGRSVSRPAGSNRGAGREAMVLMIQLMDSVSPEVQEELKSSLKAWMEIDPGFIKTLSGAEYISIKEKALEIQGDDSITTSIAPIHKNLPLMDRAIHRTDKFLMALSMYSERIQNTEIMNHENRFGWHQGSGMTYLYNQDTMQYTENFWNTVNPLRLAGTTLVSKNIGNGQPDSSGFAQGGDFRSRESWVGGSSIENDGINGMSLTGEVRVKEGEGSPSVTYSPNLSAKKSWFMLGEQIVCLGAGISNSGEEYPVESIIENRRLRQDGDNPLIINGEPKDLMTESASLKDIVEGKVDVSGTTLSDVSWAHLKGNTAGSDIGYYFPVGSQTISVRKARNAGDWSMVGTSNGKAEENYLEMWFDHGKNPENATYEYVLLPGKTAEETEQYSREPQITVLSNTSQIQAVYDRSENILGANIWTDTAAKIGDFSVKGAASFMAKEDDNGNLTVSASDPTMKNTGTIVIEINKPVTDILSSDENVKAELTEYGAKLTIQAKGTNGSNSYATMQLAASLSPQAVTLSPGQSISFAVNDYTNDAGNVTWKVTGDKPLESGTGIDEEGGLDIDDFEESSRLNVTAELENGIKLQAFVSLGGKVGPELPKNIQKVQSLIEDAVKEAISNDDYSDYKVQKSIRSAVNALTAVSNEELATYLMDQLITLEELYKAAMAAKDCMIDSRVDSTETEMTGIQIAGAALSIPIKITGSSATPSSAVRATASNASKASPSSAFRIFEDEEDDQEIRTAVLSVTDGNVSETEEEFRKSFGLQLQLEDKYGNRKPISLNAPVKVWMDIPEQEKSNRSIAATFKGSGGETRQLPVYWDHKTDKISFVITDNGTVTLIIDSTTGGEEHFQVSIDDNLEGGSITANLTEGKKGTKVIVKTVPDIGYRLKRLSVNGKTVSLDKNGKYEFLLLQNTYITGEFRKTNLDGEGSQDKDRNYESRPASSVWKMVNGKWYYFNDKGNMATGWLLADGKWYWLSSDGAMHTGWVFDQMDGSWYYLDSSGTMAEGWNCIDGKWYYLTTQAEGSSGWALNQEKWEYKKPEGYSRPRGSLYMNGVTPDGWMVDSNGVWNQ
- a CDS encoding Zn-dependent hydrolase, whose protein sequence is MIQCNYERMEDKIKTFSRFGDTGKGGITRFSLSDEALAARKEFVKRMEAIGASMATDDMANIYATIAGTEDLPAIVSGSHMDSVRQGGNYDGILGVLTAMEVAETIVNDKIHHRHPITVIVWTNEEGARFEPAMMSSGVVCGKFNKEIMLASQAKDIPGYTFREALEKSGFKGKEENRLDPSKTKALVELHIEQGPVLEAEGIDIGVVEGVCGMINYEFTFTGQAGHAGTTPMKYRKDALYAAVKTIQYLHDELDQLDSKLVYTTGKISAHPNIHTIIPDEVKFTLDARHQDPEVIKQVLAVINKIPSIVEQCDVSYEEAWSRETVSFTAELVDYVEKSAEEWGYSHRRIYSGPGHDAQFAIDLVPTTMIFVPSAGGHSHCEIEYTPVENCLKGANVLLNTILHIDKEH